CATATTACTGTTAAAATACTTACAAAAAAAGGCCAAATATGACTGGAACCTGTCCAATCTGGTCGCATTCATCAGAATGAATATCTTCGTGAAGATAAACATCTGGCAATGGATAGATGATCCCTTTCTCAGGCCGCCTATAAAAGGAAAAAAGGGACAGCTAAAGATCTTCGCAGATTGAAAAATAGGGGTCAATATCGAAATGATGAAAAAAGCTATGCCTGTACCACAGAAATCCAATCCTAAAATTTATTTAGGACAGATGTGATATGATATAAAACATGAAAATGATAATAACTTTTCACATATGGAATTTTTTTCTGAACTGAGAAATTTAAATGTCGAACATTTGGGACAGGTTAAGGAAGGGATTCTAGAAGTCGATGGAACCTTAAGCGTTTTATTTTATGCGGATAATGATGTGAGATATGGGCTACCATTATTCCCATCATCTTACAAAATGATTGATGTATCCAGTTCCGAAGGGCCATTTGCATGCATGTATTGCGGTCATGTTTTATTTAGTTTTGAGAATGATTCCCAGTCATGTCCAAGATGCAATAAAATACAATGGAGCATAGCCTTGAATTCACGAAGAGTTTAGAGTAAATAATACCATGTATTATT
The DNA window shown above is from Sphingobacterium thalpophilum and carries:
- a CDS encoding YetF domain-containing protein translates to MKHENDNNFSHMEFFSELRNLNVEHLGQVKEGILEVDGTLSVLFYADNDVRYGLPLFPSSYKMIDVSSSEGPFACMYCGHVLFSFENDSQSCPRCNKIQWSIALNSRRV